In Bacteroidia bacterium, a genomic segment contains:
- a CDS encoding DNA translocase FtsK 4TM domain-containing protein, protein MAEKKKKTEKESTKTEEKNVSFIKRSIGFITDDRTKAVMAVVIICFSLFTLFSFISYLFTWQTDQSKLTINWLSLLADENIIVDNWAGKTGAYISNLFINKWFGLPSISFLLFFLLVAFRLLNLKWLPFGKTTRYLIFLTLWFSVALGYLFGSNWFVLGGATGFFISKWLNSAVGEIGTFFILAVTAFTFIIFVFRDALLWFKRILNKSKNAIIPVKTKNPATDETEDRTFSDDTNNEKAEDVAPVVEDELPVEIDNIEEENNDDDFEIVQTIKEIPSDTPDEISLTVERKESEPEVEVTDQPVQPIMGDFDPRLELSHYKFPPIDLLEDHRSSNSEVSEQELIANKNKIIDTLKNYGIQIDKIKATIGPTVTLYEIVPAPGVKISKIRNLEDDIALSLAALGIRIIAPIPGKGTIGIEVPNLNPEIVSMRSVISSSKFQEAKFDLPVTLGKTIQNEVFVFDLTRSPHLLVAGATGQGKSVGLNAIITSLLYRKHPCELKFVLIDPKKIELSSYSIIEKHFLAKLPDAVDAIITDVQKVKNTLRSLTIEMDTRYDLLKEAGGVRTIKEYNEKF, encoded by the coding sequence ATGGCCGAGAAAAAAAAGAAAACCGAAAAAGAATCAACAAAAACAGAAGAGAAAAACGTTTCTTTTATTAAAAGGTCTATTGGATTTATTACTGACGATCGTACAAAAGCTGTAATGGCAGTCGTAATAATTTGTTTTTCACTTTTTACACTTTTCTCATTTATTTCTTACCTTTTTACATGGCAAACAGACCAGAGTAAATTAACAATTAATTGGTTATCATTACTTGCTGATGAAAATATTATAGTAGATAACTGGGCTGGAAAAACTGGAGCATATATTTCAAATTTATTTATTAATAAATGGTTTGGATTGCCTTCAATTTCTTTCCTGTTATTTTTTTTATTGGTAGCTTTTAGGTTATTAAATTTAAAGTGGTTACCTTTTGGTAAGACTACCAGATACCTTATTTTTCTTACACTTTGGTTTTCGGTTGCCCTTGGATATTTATTTGGAAGCAACTGGTTTGTATTAGGTGGTGCTACAGGATTTTTTATAAGTAAATGGCTTAATTCTGCAGTAGGTGAAATTGGAACTTTCTTTATTCTGGCAGTAACTGCTTTTACTTTCATCATTTTTGTTTTCAGAGATGCTTTACTTTGGTTTAAAAGAATTTTAAATAAATCAAAAAATGCAATTATTCCTGTAAAAACTAAAAATCCTGCTACAGATGAAACAGAAGACAGAACATTTTCTGATGATACAAACAATGAGAAGGCAGAAGATGTTGCTCCAGTTGTAGAAGATGAATTACCAGTTGAGATAGATAATATTGAAGAAGAAAATAATGATGACGATTTTGAAATCGTTCAAACAATAAAAGAAATACCTTCTGACACCCCTGATGAAATTTCGCTTACTGTAGAAAGAAAAGAATCTGAACCCGAAGTTGAAGTAACTGACCAACCGGTTCAACCTATTATGGGCGACTTTGATCCTCGCCTTGAGTTATCACATTATAAATTTCCACCAATTGATTTATTGGAAGATCATCGCTCTTCTAATTCTGAGGTTAGCGAACAGGAATTGATAGCCAATAAAAATAAGATTATTGATACACTTAAAAACTACGGTATTCAGATTGATAAAATTAAAGCTACAATCGGACCGACCGTAACATTATATGAAATAGTTCCTGCCCCCGGAGTTAAAATTTCAAAAATTAGAAATCTTGAAGATGATATTGCTTTAAGCCTGGCTGCACTTGGAATTAGGATTATTGCTCCAATACCAGGTAAAGGAACAATAGGTATTGAGGTTCCAAATCTTAATCCTGAAATTGTTTCTATGCGCTCTGTTATCAGTTCTTCAAAATTTCAGGAGGCTAAATTTGATTTACCCGTAACATTGGGTAAAACAATTCAAAATGAAGTTTTTGTTTTTGATTTAACAAGGTCTCCACACTTATTAGTTGCAGGTGCTACCGGTCAGGGAAAATCAGTAGGATTAAATGCAATTATTACTTCTTTATTATATAGAAAGCATCCTTGTGAACTGAAATTTGTTTTAATTGATCCAAAGAAAATTGAGCTTTCAAGTTATTCTATTATTGAAAAACATTTTCTTGCTAAATTACCAGATGCTGTTGATGCAATTATTACAGATGTACAGAAAGTTAAGAACACGCTTCGTTCTTTAACCATAGAAATGGATACTCGTTATGATTTGTTAAAAGAAGCCGGTGGTGTAAGAACAATAAAGGAATATAACGAGAAGTTTAT
- a CDS encoding DUF4412 domain-containing protein — MKIVSVALLFVAVLVSVNCMAQKKGKEFTGSILYSVTVQGEVDPSMASQLPTEVLICYSGPKTRLEQKSAMGSVIIITNSETKEQVVLLDMMGQKMALKSTKEETEKAQAEIPKGTVTVGTETKKIAGYDCKKADFVQDGKTSTIWVTDGIDLKNSNWQTQYKDVEGVMLEYVQEGGQEGEIKMLISAKEVKKEKVKDAMFAIPTGYQEMSMSEFKKMMGGGE, encoded by the coding sequence ATGAAAATTGTTAGTGTAGCATTATTATTTGTTGCCGTATTAGTATCAGTTAATTGTATGGCACAAAAAAAAGGTAAAGAATTTACAGGTAGTATTTTATATTCTGTTACTGTTCAGGGTGAGGTTGATCCTTCAATGGCATCACAATTACCAACTGAAGTACTGATTTGTTATAGTGGTCCAAAAACCAGATTAGAACAAAAATCTGCAATGGGTTCAGTTATTATTATTACTAATTCTGAAACTAAAGAACAGGTTGTACTATTAGATATGATGGGACAAAAAATGGCACTTAAATCAACTAAAGAAGAAACTGAAAAAGCACAGGCAGAAATTCCAAAAGGCACAGTTACTGTTGGAACCGAAACCAAAAAAATTGCAGGATATGATTGTAAGAAAGCTGATTTTGTTCAGGATGGCAAAACTTCTACTATTTGGGTAACTGATGGTATTGATCTTAAAAATTCAAACTGGCAAACTCAATATAAAGATGTAGAAGGTGTTATGTTAGAGTATGTTCAAGAAGGTGGACAAGAAGGAGAAATTAAAATGTTAATTTCTGCAAAAGAAGTTAAAAAAGAGAAAGTTAAAGATGCAATGTTTGCAATTCCTACTGGATATCAGGAAATGTCTATGTCTGAGTTTAAGAAAATGATGGGTGGCGGAGAGTAA